One region of Aminobacterium colombiense DSM 12261 genomic DNA includes:
- the folD gene encoding bifunctional methylenetetrahydrofolate dehydrogenase/methenyltetrahydrofolate cyclohydrolase FolD — MKAHILDGKKVAADVVASIKKEVEEIKAQGKHVPGLAVVLVGENPASKVYVGQKEKKCKEVGFNSFLHKLPASTTEEELLKLIDTLNNDRAIDGILVQLPLPEQINTDKVLMAIAPSKDVDGFHPVNMGNLVTGLPAVHPCTPKGIMYILDAYNIDIEGKHAVVVGRSNIVGKPIAHLLLDRNATVTICHSRTKDLAAIVRQADIVVAAVGRPRMITASMVKEGAVVIDVGINRLEDGLVGDVDFEGVAEVASWITPVPGGVGPLTIAMLLQNALEAGLKK; from the coding sequence ATGAAAGCTCATATATTGGATGGAAAGAAAGTAGCAGCTGATGTAGTCGCTTCTATCAAAAAAGAAGTGGAAGAAATAAAGGCCCAGGGAAAGCATGTTCCGGGCCTTGCCGTGGTTCTTGTTGGTGAAAACCCAGCATCAAAGGTCTACGTTGGGCAAAAGGAAAAGAAATGCAAGGAAGTGGGTTTCAACTCCTTTCTCCATAAACTGCCTGCGTCTACAACAGAAGAAGAACTGTTGAAGCTTATAGACACTTTGAATAATGACAGGGCGATAGATGGAATTCTTGTTCAGCTTCCTCTTCCAGAACAAATTAATACTGACAAGGTGCTCATGGCAATCGCTCCCTCTAAGGATGTTGATGGATTCCATCCTGTAAATATGGGAAATCTTGTGACAGGACTGCCGGCAGTACATCCCTGCACTCCTAAGGGAATTATGTACATCCTTGATGCCTACAATATAGACATCGAAGGCAAACACGCAGTAGTTGTAGGAAGAAGCAACATTGTAGGTAAACCTATTGCCCATCTTCTTCTTGACCGCAACGCTACTGTTACCATCTGCCACAGCCGTACAAAAGATCTTGCGGCTATCGTACGGCAGGCTGATATCGTTGTGGCAGCGGTGGGACGTCCCCGCATGATCACCGCTTCTATGGTTAAAGAGGGGGCAGTGGTCATTGATGTGGGTATTAACCGCCTTGAAGATGGCCTTGTGGGAGATGTAGACTTTGAAGGGGTCGCTGAAGTGGCCTCCTGGATTACACCAGTACCAGGCGGGGTAGGCCCTCTCACTATTGCGATGCTGCTTCAGAATGCTCTGGAAGCGGGGCTGAAAAAGTAG
- a CDS encoding formate--tetrahydrofolate ligase: MLSDIEIAQNAELKPIVEVAAQLGINEDELEYYGKYKAKVTYGLWNRIKDRPDGKLVLVTAITPTPAGEGKTTTTVGLGQGLAKLGKRVCIALREPSLGPSFGVKGGAAGGGYSQVVPMEDINLHFTGDLHAITSAHNLLSALIDNHLHQGNPLNIDPRRVVFRRVVDLNERALRHVIVGLGGKADGVPRESGFDITVASEVMAILCLSANIKELKERLSKIVVGYTYNGTVVTAGDLNAHGSMAALLKDALKPNLVQTLEHVPAFVHGGPFANIAHGCNSLQATKYGLKLADYFITEAGFGADLGAEKFFDIKCRIGNLTPSAVVIVATVRALKMHGGVAKNELTGENLEALSKGIPNLEKHIENMKRFGIPVVVAINRFPTDTEAELELVKEHCVALGVQQVLSEVWAKGGEGGIELAERVLEAVEKPNTFHKLYDASLSPKEKIEKIAKEIYGAKSVAYMAQAEKDLEEIHRLGKDNLLVCMGKTQASISDNPALIGRPEGFELTVREVRLSAGAGFIVPITGSIMTMPGLPKVPAAMKIDVDDDGNITGLF, from the coding sequence ATGCTGAGTGATATTGAGATAGCGCAAAATGCCGAGTTGAAGCCAATTGTAGAGGTGGCTGCGCAGCTGGGAATCAATGAAGATGAGCTTGAGTATTATGGAAAATACAAGGCGAAGGTGACTTATGGTCTTTGGAACAGGATCAAGGATCGCCCCGACGGCAAGCTTGTATTGGTGACGGCCATCACGCCAACGCCAGCTGGAGAAGGCAAGACAACCACAACGGTTGGCCTTGGCCAGGGATTGGCGAAGTTAGGTAAAAGGGTATGCATAGCGCTAAGAGAGCCCTCGCTGGGCCCGAGTTTTGGGGTGAAAGGCGGAGCTGCTGGAGGAGGTTACTCTCAGGTTGTTCCCATGGAAGATATCAACCTTCATTTCACAGGTGATCTTCACGCCATAACATCTGCTCATAACTTGCTTTCCGCCCTGATCGACAACCATCTCCATCAGGGGAACCCATTGAATATCGATCCTCGCCGTGTTGTTTTCCGCCGAGTTGTGGATCTGAACGAACGAGCCCTCCGTCACGTTATCGTTGGCCTGGGAGGCAAAGCTGACGGTGTGCCTCGGGAGTCAGGGTTTGATATCACAGTGGCATCGGAAGTTATGGCCATTCTATGTCTTTCGGCAAACATCAAAGAGTTGAAAGAGCGCCTATCCAAAATTGTTGTGGGCTATACTTATAATGGGACGGTTGTAACGGCAGGAGATCTGAACGCCCATGGTTCTATGGCGGCGTTATTGAAAGACGCATTGAAGCCAAACCTTGTCCAGACCCTGGAGCATGTTCCGGCTTTTGTTCATGGCGGTCCTTTCGCCAATATCGCTCATGGCTGCAACAGCCTTCAGGCGACGAAGTATGGTCTTAAGCTTGCCGATTACTTCATTACGGAAGCAGGTTTTGGCGCGGACCTCGGCGCGGAGAAGTTCTTTGATATAAAATGCCGCATAGGCAATCTTACCCCATCGGCAGTAGTCATTGTGGCTACAGTCCGTGCACTGAAGATGCATGGCGGAGTGGCGAAGAACGAGCTTACCGGGGAAAACCTTGAGGCACTCTCCAAGGGCATCCCGAACCTTGAGAAACATATAGAGAATATGAAGAGGTTTGGAATTCCGGTTGTTGTGGCCATTAACCGTTTCCCCACCGATACTGAGGCCGAATTGGAACTTGTAAAGGAACACTGTGTCGCGTTAGGTGTTCAGCAGGTATTGTCTGAAGTCTGGGCAAAGGGTGGCGAAGGCGGCATTGAGCTTGCGGAACGGGTTCTTGAGGCGGTAGAGAAACCCAACACCTTCCACAAGTTGTATGATGCTTCCTTGAGCCCTAAGGAGAAGATAGAAAAGATAGCCAAAGAAATCTACGGTGCGAAGAGCGTTGCCTATATGGCTCAGGCGGAGAAGGATCTTGAAGAGATCCACCGTCTGGGGAAGGATAACCTGTTGGTATGCATGGGTAAGACCCAGGCATCCATTTCCGATAATCCGGCCCTCATTGGGCGTCCGGAAGGATTTGAACTGACGGTTCGTGAAGTGAGGCTGTCAGCAGGCGCGGGATTCATTGTTCCCATAACTGGATCAATAATGACAATGCCCGGTCTTCCCAAGGTTCCTGCAGCAATGAAGATCGATGTAGATGACGACGGCAATATTACAGGACTGTTCTAG
- a CDS encoding RtcB family protein: MKNLLKRMDNVRLLLEKEAFPGMAVPGLIYADHYIETMLEQDSALEQVAHVACLPGIVGYSYAMPDIHWGYGFPIGGVAAFDVNEGIISPGGVGYDISCGVRLLSSYIKLADIKPVLDALTTALFSAVPSGVGSSSAIRLSLKDLDDVLRKGARWAVKEGMGMQDDLDRTEEGGCLDGALCEFVSSRAKERGKNQLGTLGSGNHFLEIQVVDEIFDKAAASQMNLESGSITVMIHCGSRGLGHQVCDDYLKVMRRAMAKYKIDVPDRQLCCAPIQSEEGQQYIGSMKAAANFAMANRQIIGSVVRDVFAQFFPGKPLFPVYDVSHNMAHIEKHIWEGRKREVCVHRKGATRAFEGQPVLIPGSMGTASYVLVGTKKAEMESFASTCHGAGRVLSRNEAVKRTRGQNLVREMADRGVTVKADSFRTLGEEMPEAYKDISAVVEVVHQAQLSLKVAKLKPVAVIKG, translated from the coding sequence ATGAAAAATCTATTGAAGAGGATGGATAATGTTCGTTTGTTACTAGAAAAAGAGGCTTTCCCGGGCATGGCCGTACCTGGGTTGATCTACGCAGATCACTATATAGAAACCATGCTGGAACAGGATAGTGCTCTTGAGCAGGTTGCCCATGTGGCCTGCCTTCCTGGCATTGTAGGGTATAGCTACGCCATGCCAGACATCCATTGGGGGTATGGCTTCCCCATTGGAGGAGTAGCTGCTTTTGACGTGAATGAAGGAATTATCTCCCCAGGGGGAGTGGGGTACGATATTTCCTGTGGTGTGCGTTTGCTTTCTTCATATATAAAGCTTGCAGATATTAAGCCCGTTTTAGACGCTCTAACAACAGCTCTTTTTTCAGCAGTACCGAGTGGAGTGGGATCTTCGAGCGCAATAAGACTTTCCCTTAAGGATCTTGACGATGTCCTCCGCAAGGGGGCTCGCTGGGCGGTAAAAGAAGGTATGGGAATGCAGGACGACCTGGACCGCACGGAAGAGGGAGGCTGTCTTGACGGAGCTCTATGCGAATTTGTTTCTAGCAGGGCAAAGGAGCGGGGAAAGAATCAGCTGGGAACCCTGGGCTCAGGCAACCATTTTCTTGAGATACAAGTTGTGGATGAAATTTTTGATAAGGCAGCTGCTTCTCAAATGAACCTTGAGTCGGGAAGCATAACTGTGATGATCCATTGCGGCAGCCGCGGCTTGGGGCATCAGGTTTGCGATGACTATTTAAAGGTCATGCGGCGAGCCATGGCAAAATATAAGATTGATGTTCCGGATCGTCAGCTTTGCTGTGCTCCTATACAATCGGAAGAAGGACAGCAGTATATTGGATCGATGAAGGCTGCCGCTAATTTTGCCATGGCGAATCGACAAATAATAGGGTCAGTTGTACGGGATGTCTTCGCCCAGTTTTTCCCAGGAAAGCCTCTTTTCCCTGTCTATGACGTAAGCCATAACATGGCCCATATAGAAAAACATATATGGGAAGGGCGCAAACGTGAGGTTTGTGTCCATCGTAAAGGGGCAACCCGAGCTTTCGAAGGTCAGCCTGTGCTCATTCCAGGCAGCATGGGAACGGCAAGCTACGTTCTGGTGGGGACAAAAAAAGCAGAAATGGAAAGTTTTGCTTCAACTTGCCATGGCGCGGGACGCGTATTGAGCAGAAATGAAGCTGTAAAACGAACGAGAGGACAAAACCTGGTTCGAGAGATGGCTGACCGGGGAGTAACAGTAAAGGCAGATAGTTTCCGTACCTTGGGAGAAGAGATGCCGGAAGCTTACAAAGATATTTCTGCAGTAGTAGAAGTTGTTCATCAGGCTCAATTAAGCCTTAAAGTGGCAAAATTAAAGCCAGTGGCGGTGATAAAGGGGTAG
- a CDS encoding archease, whose product MAWKEIEHTADVGFEVETQSLNDLFIEAAFALYGVCYGDISVLRGIRHGSHETIMIDGIDLEELMVSWLNELIYIWESKNVLFIPLHVNVKRGSWHLEADGLFAVYRQIQLPIKAATYGGLVIRGEPRPFLRIFLDV is encoded by the coding sequence ATGGCTTGGAAAGAGATAGAACATACGGCAGACGTAGGTTTTGAAGTGGAAACTCAGTCTCTTAACGACCTCTTTATAGAGGCTGCCTTTGCTTTATACGGAGTCTGCTATGGAGATATATCTGTTTTAAGGGGCATTCGCCATGGGAGCCATGAAACGATTATGATCGATGGTATCGATCTGGAAGAGCTCATGGTATCGTGGCTAAACGAGCTTATTTATATTTGGGAAAGCAAAAACGTGCTCTTCATCCCTCTCCATGTCAATGTGAAAAGAGGTTCCTGGCATCTTGAGGCTGACGGTCTTTTTGCCGTATATCGCCAGATACAGCTGCCGATCAAAGCCGCGACCTATGGAGGACTGGTCATTCGAGGAGAACCCAGGCCTTTCCTTAGAATTTTCCTGGATGTCTGA